One window of the Marmota flaviventris isolate mMarFla1 chromosome 2, mMarFla1.hap1, whole genome shotgun sequence genome contains the following:
- the Zbtb25 gene encoding zinc finger and BTB domain-containing protein 25 isoform X2, giving the protein MYTGKGPKQIVDHSRLEEGIRFLHADYLSHIATEMNQVFSPETVQSSNLYGIQISTTQKTTVKQGLEVKETPSNNNGNRAAVQGDHPQLQLSLAIGLDDGTADQQRVHPAAQALEEHQKPPVSIKQERCDPESVVPQSHPSPSSEVTGLSFIENSVKIHLCHYCGERFDSRSNLRQHLHTHVSGSLPFGVPASILESNDLGEVHPLNENSEVLECHRLSSFIVKENEQQPEHSNRGTTEPLQISQVSLISKDTEPVELNCNFSFSRKRKISCTICGHKFLRKSQLLEHMYTHKGKSYRYNRCQRFGNALAQRFQPYCDNWSDVPVKSSRLSQEHLDLPCALESELTQENVDTILVE; this is encoded by the coding sequence ATGTACACGGGGAAAGGGCCAAAACAGATTGTGGATCATAGTCGTTTGGAGGAAGGGATTCGATTTCTTCATGCCGACTACCTTTCTCACATTGCAACTGAAATGAATCAAGTGTTCTCACCAGAGACTGTGCAGTCCTCAAACTTGTATGGCATTCAGATTTCAACAACCCAAAAAACAACTGTGAAACAAGGGCTGGAGGTCAAGGAAACTCCTTCCAATAACAATGGAAACAGAGCTGCTGTCCAGGGTGACCACCCTCAGTTGCAGCTGTCTCTTGCTATTGGGCTTGATGATGGCACTGCAGACCAGCAGAGAGTTCATCCTGCTGCCCAGGCCTTGGAGGAGCACCAGAAACCCCCAGTGTCCATCAAGCAGGAGAGATGTGATCCAGAATCTGTGGTCCCCCAGAGCCACCCCTCACCCTCATCAGAGGTAACAGGTCTCTCTTTTATAGAAAACagtgtcaaaatacatttatgCCATTACTGTGGGGAACGTTTTGATTCCCGTAGTAACTTAAGACAACATCTCCATACCCATGTGTCTGGATCCCTTCCATTTGGTGTCCCTGCTTCCATTCTGGAAAGTAATGATCTTGGAGAAGTACATCCACTTAATGAAAATAGCGAGGTTCTTGAATGTCACAGGCTCAGTTCCTTTATTGTCAAGGAGAATGAGCAGCAGCCTGAACACTCAAATCGTGGTACCACAGAGCCTTTGCAGATTAGTCAAGTATCTTTGATCTCCAAAGATACAGAGCCAGTAGAATTAaactgtaatttttctttttcaaggaaaagaaaaatcagttgtACCATCTGTGGTCATAAATTTCTTAGAAAGAGTCAATTGCTGgaacacatgtatacacacaaaggTAAATCTTACAGATATAACCGATGCCAAAGGTTTGGTAATGCATTGGCCCAGAGATTTCAGCCATACTGTGACAACTGGTCTGATGTACCTGTGAAAAGTTCTCGCTTATCACAAGAACACTTGGACTTGCCTTGTGCCTTAGAGTCAGAGCTCACACAAGAAAATGTTGACACTATCCTTGTTGAATAG